The genomic interval TTATCTACAAAGTTCCTTTCGTCGAAGGCAGGCTCCCCGCCCGGCGCGGGTCAATCATCGTCGCCGCGTCGAGGGCGCGGCCCAGGGCTTTGAACAGAGCTTCGGCCTGGTGGTGGTCGTCGCGCCCGTAAAGCACCCGGGCGTGAACGTTGGAGCGGGCGGTGACGGCAAAGGACTCGAAGAAATGTGAAATGAGGGTCGTTGGAAACTGGCCGATGGCTGGCCCGTGCCACTCAGCCTGAACGACTGTGTAAGGCCGCCCGGAGAGGTCAACCGCCACAAAGACCAGCGACTCGTCCATTGGCACGTAGGCCGAAGCCATACGAACGATTCCTTTGCGGTCGCCCAGCGCCTCATTGAATGCTTGGCCCAGCACCAACGCTGTGTCTTCAATCGTGTGATGCGGGTCAATGTGCAAATCGCCGACGGCCTTCACTGTGAGATCAAACAGGCCGTGAACGGCAACGTGGGTGAGCAAGTGGTCGAGGAAGCCGACGCCGGTTTCGATCTCGTGTCTACCAGCGCCGTCGAGAGCGAGAGTGAGGGTGATGTCGGTTTCGTTGGTGTGGCGGTGGATGGCAGAAGTTCTCATACAAGGAATCTCATCTATCAAACGACAAACGTAAAACGTCAAACGGCAGGGAGTTGACGTTTGTCGTTTGACGTTTCAAAGCCTTCGTAATGCCTCAATCAACACATCCGTTTGTTCCGGCTTGCCCGCCGAGATTCGGATGCAATCGGCGAGGCCGGGCTTGTCGAAGTAGCGGACGAGGATGCCTTCGCGCTCGAGGGCGAGCTTGAGGCTTTTGGCATCGCGGCCAATCACGCGGCAAAGGACGAAGTTGGCGTGAGACAGGTAAACCTTGAGGAACGGCAATTTGTTCAAGGCTTCAGCCATCCGGTTCCGTTCGGCGACAAGTTTAGCAACGACCTGGGCCATGTAATCGGCGTCGTCGAGCGAGGCGCTGGCGGCGGCGCTGGCGGCAACTGAGACGTTGTAGGGCTGTTTGATTTTCCACAAATGCGGCATGAGGGCCGAGGGGAAGAGTCCGTAACCCACGCGCAATCCGGCCAACCCGGCGCACTTGCTGAAAGTACGAAGGACGATCAGGTTGTCGTGTTCCAGTACCCAGCTTGCGCGGCTGGCGTTCTCACCCGCAAATTCAATGTAGGCTTCGTCGAGGACGACGACGAGCGGCAGGGCCAGCAGGCGGCGCAGGTCAGAGTCGGAGAG from Chloroflexota bacterium carries:
- the hisB gene encoding imidazoleglycerol-phosphate dehydratase HisB, with the translated sequence MRTSAIHRHTNETDITLTLALDGAGRHEIETGVGFLDHLLTHVAVHGLFDLTVKAVGDLHIDPHHTIEDTALVLGQAFNEALGDRKGIVRMASAYVPMDESLVFVAVDLSGRPYTVVQAEWHGPAIGQFPTTLISHFFESFAVTARSNVHARVLYGRDDHHQAEALFKALGRALDAATMIDPRRAGSLPSTKGTL
- the hisC gene encoding histidinol-phosphate transaminase, encoding MNIESLIRPEIITMEPYTPIVPFDVLSARLGRAPQDIVKLDANENPYGPLPKAREALGNLEFAHIYPDPESTALRAALARHLNLPAENILAGAGADELIDLILRLFLRPGDAVIDCPPTFGMYSFDTAVNAGRLIQIPRRDNFSIDVSAIESLFSFLSSPKLLFIASPNNPDGSLLSDSDLRRLLALPLVVVLDEAYIEFAGENASRASWVLEHDNLIVLRTFSKCAGLAGLRVGYGLFPSALMPHLWKIKQPYNVSVAASAAASASLDDADYMAQVVAKLVAERNRMAEALNKLPFLKVYLSHANFVLCRVIGRDAKSLKLALEREGILVRYFDKPGLADCIRISAGKPEQTDVLIEALRRL